Proteins encoded by one window of Salvia splendens isolate huo1 chromosome 14, SspV2, whole genome shotgun sequence:
- the LOC121763299 gene encoding DNA replication licensing factor MCM6-like: MEGNGYCVDEKAVHVEKVFFDFLKTFRDPGGGGEAYYEAEVEAMRTNDSNTMYIDFSHVMRFNDVLQRAVSDEFLRFEPYLKSACKRFIMELCPAFIADDNPNKDINVAFYNLPLVKKLRELATAEIGKLVAVSGVVTRTSEVRPELLQGTFKCLECGSVIKNVEQQFKYTEPIICMNATCQNRTNWALLRQESKFTDWQRVRMQECSKEIPAGSLPRSLDVILRHDIVEQARAGDTVVFTGSVVVLPDILALASPGERAECRRESSSQARAGQEGVKGLRALGVRDLSYRLGFIANSVQISDGRRDTDIRKKKDANEDVSQQFTAEELDDIQRMRNTPDFFNKLVDSIAPTIFGHQDIKRAILLMLMCGVHKVTHEGINLRGDINVCIVGDPSCAKSQFLKYTAGLVPRSVYTSGKSSSAAGLTATVAKEPETGEFCIEAGALMLADNGICCIDEFDKMDTRDQVAIHEAMEQQTISITKAGIQATLNARTSILAAANPTGGRYDKTKPLKYNVALPPAILSRFDLVYVMIDDPDDQTDYHIAHHIVRVHQKREDALSPAFTTTQLKHYISYAKTLKPKLTPEARQLLVESYVALRRGDTTPGSRVAYRMTVRQLEALIRLSEAIARSHLDNQVQTRHVRLAVRLLKTSIISVESSELDLSEFQEEENDGHDGDDGSGGNEDNAPGQENAAEAAAENQKGKKLVITDEYFQRVTRALIMRLRQHDDTLTREGSGLAGLRQRELIQWYISQQNEKNNYTTMDEAAAEIKKVKAIIESLIRREGFLIVVGDGREEGADGESNKPSRDDRILVVAPNYVVD; the protein is encoded by the exons atggaggGCAATGGATACTGCGTGGACGAGAAAGCAGTACACGTCGAGAAGGTCTTCTTCGACTTCCTCAAAACCTTCCGCGAccccggcggcggcggcgaggcCTACTACGAGGCGGAGGTGGAGGCGATGCGGACCAACGACTCCAACACCATGTACATCGACTTCTCGCACGTGATGCGCTTCAACGACGTGCTCCAGCGGGCCGTCTCCGACGAATTCCTCCGCTTCGAGCCCTACCTCAAGAGCGCCTGCAAGCGTTTCATCATGGAGCTCTGCCCTGCCTTCATCGCCGACGACAATCCCAACAAGGACATCAACGTCGCCTTCTACAACCTCCCCTTGGTGAAGAAGCTCAGGGAATTGGCCACCGCCGAGATCggcaagctcgtcgccgtcagcgGCGTCGTCACCCGCACCAGCGAGGTCCGGCCTGAGCTCCTCCAGGGCACCTTTAAGTGCTTGGAATGCGGAAGCGTTATTAAAAACGTCGAGCAACAGTTCAAGTATACCGAG CCAATTATATGCATGAATGCAACATGTCAAAATCGGACAAACTGGGCTTTGCTGAGGCAAGAGAGCAAGTTTACGGACTGGCAGAGAGTCCGAATGCAGGAGTGTTCTAAGGAAATACCTGCGGGTTCTCTTCCAAGGTCGCTTGATGTCATCCTTCGCCATGACATTGTTGAACAGGCCAGGGCAGGAGACAC GGTTGTTTTCACTGGCTCTGTGGTTGTTCTGCCTGATATTTTAGCATTAGCATCTCCAGGAGAGAGAGCAGAGTGCCGGAGAGAATCTTCCAGCCAGGCCAGGGCTGGCCAAGAAGGTGTCAAGGGGCTTCGTGCTTTGGGCGTGAGAGATCTATCCTATCGACTTGGCTTCATTGCCAACTCTGTACAG ATCTCTGATGGCAGAAGGGATACTGATATCAGAAAAAAGAAAGATGCTAATGAAGATGTTAGTCAGCAGTTCACA GCAGAAGAGTTAGATGACATACAACGAATGAGGAATACTCCTGACTTCTTCAACAAGCTAGTTGATAGCATTGCACCAACAATTTTTGGTCACCAAGATATAAAGCGGGCAATTCTGCTAATGCTTATGTGTGGTGTCCATAAAGTTACACATGAAGGCATCAACTTAAGGGGAGACATCAATGTCTGCATTGTGGGTGATCCCAGCTGTGCAAAGTCCCAATTCCTCAA GTACACAGCAGGCCTAGTTCCAAGATCTGTTTATACATCTGGGAAATCTTCTTCTGCAGCAGGGCTTACTGCTACTGTGGCCAAAGAGCCAGAGACGGGTGAATTCTGCATTGAG GCTGGTGCACTGATGCTTGCTGATAATGGCATCTGCTGTATTGACGAGTTTGATAAGATGGATACAAGAGATCAG GTCGCCATTCATGAAGCTATGGAACAACAAACCATAAGCATAACTAAAGCTGGAATACAAGCAACATTAAATGCAAGAACATCAATCTTAGCTGCTGCAAATCCCACAGGTGGACGTTATGATAAGACTAAACCCTTGAAG TATAATGTGGCACTTCCTCCAGCCATTCTTTCAAGGTTTGATCTCGTGTATGTGATGATTGATGATCCAGACGATCAGACTGATTACCATATTGCTCACCATATTGTGAGAGTCCATCAAAAGCGTGAAGATGCACTTTCTCCAGCATTTACTACCACACAATTAAAGCACTACATCTCATATGCAAAGACTCTGAAACCAAAG CTGACCCCTGAAGCTAGACAATTGTTGGTGGAATCTTATGTTGCCCTTCGCAGAGGGGACACTACTCCCGGTAGTAGAGTTGCTTATCGCATGACAGTGAGACAACTGGAGGCTCTGATCAGGCTCTCAGAAGCAATTGCAAGGTCTCACTTAGATAACCAGGTTCAAACTCGCCATGTGCGTCTTGCTGTGAGATTACTCAAGACATCAATAATCAG TGTGGAGTCAAGTGAGCTCGACCTTTCTGAGTTTCAGGAAGAGGAAAATGATGGTCATGATGGCGACGATGGTAGTGGTGGCAACGAAGATAATGCTCCTGGTCAAG AAAATGCAGCTGAAGCAGCAGCAGAAAACCAGAAAGGAAAGAAACTAGTAATAACTGATGAATACTTTCAGAGGGTTACTCGAGCACTTATCATGCGACTTCGACAACATGACGATACTCTCACGCGCGAAG GATCTGGGCTAGCCGGATTGAGACAGAGGGAGTTGATACAGTGGTATATTAGTCAGCAAAACGAGAAAAACAATTATACCACTATGGACGAGGCTGCAGCTGAAATAAAAAAAGTGAAGGCCATTATAGAG AGCTTGATACGGAGGGAAGGATTTCTAATAGTTGTGGGAGATGGAAGAGAAGAAGGAGCAGACGGTGAGAGCAACAAGCCTTCAAGAGATGACAGAATTTTAGTAGTGGCTCCAAATTATGTAGTAGATTGA
- the LOC121763301 gene encoding uncharacterized protein LOC121763301 codes for MASNMEPVAVNSQKHDPAWKHCQMFKAGDRVQLKCIYCGKIFKGGGIHRIKEHLAGQKGNAATCLRVQADVRMQMLESLNGVAVRKRKKQKLAEEMSGFGNPGNSIVEVVNNSCGLNSDLVLLPVPEMIEHDGEMDVDGDREDGMSGKSSVRKKKGRVRKAPDVLNSSNASLVVYPAGNSKRASSVVNMAVGRFFFDVGLPADAANSPYFQPMIDAIASQGAGAVGPSYHDLRNSILRNVIHEVKYDVDQCTTAWGRTGCSILVDEWDSGKGITFVNFYAYCPEGTVFLRSADISRAIDSADILYELLKEIVEQVGLKYVLQVVTTIEDRYVIAGKRLTDTFPSIFWTPCAGHCIDLMLQDIGELPRVKMVLDQSRSISRYIYSNADVINMMRRYTFGVDLVDIGTTRSFTNFMTLKRMIDIRHSLQSMVTSEEWMESSYSKDQEAYAVLDTISSQSFWSSCASITRLIDPLLRLSRIVRSQKMPAMGYVFAGMYRAKEAIKKELGTKEEYIIYWSIIDRRWEQLQRHPLHAAGFYLNPKFFYSLEGDGHFHIRSLVYDCIERLVPDQKVVDKIMKETAAYHSGAGDFGRKMAIRARETLLPTEWWLTYGGGCPNLARLAIRVLSQTGCLIQHKLDKISLENLHKRTNSLEHKRLEDLVYVQYNMSLKHMASGDKQHEGVDTISYEHIDLVEDWVTEKEFCSDNPARKGWMDVDPPAVNVNAVQLGSQIDDVQALGAGFDDSEIFEAANDSEEDIANKNIGNESL; via the exons ATGGCTTCGAATATGGAGCCGGTAGCGGTGAATTCGCAGAAGCATGACCCGGCATGGAAGCATTGCCAAATGTTTAAGGCTGGGGATAGGGTTCAGCTCAAGTGTATATACTGTGGGAAGATTTTTAAGGGAGGGGGGATTCATAGGATTAAAGAGCACCTCGCTGGCCAAAAAGGGAATGCTGCCACTTGCTTGAGGGTTCAAGCCGATGTGCGGATGCAGATGCTCGAGAGTCTGAACGGGGTTGCTGTGAGGAAGAGGAAAAAACAGAAACTTGCGGAGGAGATGTCTGGTTTTGGCAACCCTGGGAACAGTATTGTTGAAGTAGTGAACAATAGTTGTGGTTTGAATAGTGATCTTGTGCTGCTTCCTGTCCCAGAGATGATTGAGCATGACGGGGAGATGGATGTGGATGGGGACCGAGAGGATGGTATGAGCGGGAAAAGCAGTGTTAGGAAGAAGAAAGGGAGGGTCAGGAAAGCACCAGATGTGCTTAATTCGAGTAATGCATCTCTGGTTGTTTATCCTGCTGGGAACTCGAAGAGGGCTAGTTCTGTCGTTAATATGGCAGTAGGTCGTTTTTTCTTCGATGTTGGGTTGCCTGCAGATGCTGCTAATTCTCCTTATTTTCAACCAATGATTGATGCAATAGCTTCTCAAGGTGCAGGAGCTGTTGGCCCTTCCTACCATGACCTTAGGAACTCGATTCTGAGGAATGTGATTCATGAAGTGAAATATGATGTTGATCAATGCACCACAGCTTGGGGAAGGACTGGTTGCTCAATTTTAGTAGATGAATGGGATTCGGGAAAAGGTATAACCTTTGTCAACTTTTATGCATACTGTCCAGAAGGTACAGTGTTTTTGAGGTCGGCCGATATATCTCGTGCAATAGATTCTGCAGATATCCTTTATGAATTGttgaaggagatagtggaacaGGTTGGCCTGAAATATGTTCTGCAAGTGGTAACCACCATTGAAGATCGATATGTTATTGCTGGGAAAAGACTCACAGACACTTTCCCTTCTATTTTTTGGACCCCGTGTGCTGGCCATTGTATTGATTTGATGCTTCAGGACATAGGAGAACTGCCCAGAGTGAAGATGGTTCTTGACCAGTCAAGATCAATATCGAGGTATATCTATTCCAACGCTGATGTCATAAACATGATGAGACGGTACACATTTGGAGTGGATTTAGTTGATATAGGAACTACACGATCGTTTACAAATTTTATGACATTAAAAAGGATGATCGATATCAGACATAGTTTGCAGTCCATGGTCACTTCTGAGGAGTGGATGGAAAGTTCTTACTCGAAGGACCAAGAAGCTTATGCAGTACTAGACACTATTAGCAGTCAATCATTCTGGTCTTCATGTGCCTCGATAACACGTTTAATAGATCCACTTCTGCGACTATCAAGGATAGTCAGAAGTCAAAAGATGCCTGCCATGGGATATGTCTTTGCGGGGATGTATCGAGCCAAAGAAGCTATTAAGAAGGAGCTTGGCACTAAGGAAGAATACATAATCTATTGGAGTATCATAGATCGCAGGTGGGAACAACTTCAAAGGCATCCCCTTCATGCTGCTGGTTTTTATTTGAACCCTAAGTTCTTTTACAGTCTTGAAGGAGACGGACATTTTCACATTCGGTCACTAGTATATGATTGCATAGAGAGGCTGGTTCCTGACCAAAAGGTCGTGGATAAAATTATGAAGGAAACAGCCGCTTACCACAGTGGTGCCGGAGACTTTGGGCGGAAGATGGCAATCAGAGCTAGAGAAACTTTACTTCCCA CTGAGTGGTGGCTTACATATGGTGGGGGATGTCCAAATTTGGCTCGCTTGGCTATCCGGGTTCTCAGCCAAACTGGCTGCTTAATCCAGCATAAGCTAGATAAAATTTCTCTCGAAAACTTGCATAAGAGGACAAATTCGTTGGAGCATAAAAGGCTTGAAGATCTTGTCTATGTTCAGTACAACATGTCCTTGAAGCACAT GGCTTCGGGTGACAAACAACACGAAGGTGTTGACACCATTTCTTATGAGCACATCGATTTAGTTGAGGACTGGGTAACGGAGAAGGAATTTTGCTCAGATAACCCTGCAAGAAAAGGATGGATGGATGTTGATCCACCTGCTGTCAATGTCAATGCTGTGCAATTAGGCTCACAGATTGACGATGTTCAGGCCCTTGGTGCAG GTTTTGATGATTCAGAAATTTTTGAAGCAGCAAATGATAGTGAAGAAGATATTGCTAACAAGAATATAGGGAATGAATCATTATAG
- the LOC121763345 gene encoding thaumatin-like protein isoform X2: protein MSTSILILFFLFTSFFSTDGTQLIVANNCKEQIWPAILGNSGHGTLSNGGFSLAPGQQTVLDAPQWWSGRMWARQGCCFDASGRGAPCQSGDCSGQLECRGLGGLPPTTVVEMTLGTPGNPTHYYDVSLVDGFNLPVSMVPLGGSAGCGVAACEGDVNGCCPEELAVRRGGRVVACKSACLGMGGDRFCCTGRFGTAATCGATTYSKVFKGVCPRAYSYAFDEASGLKSCRANRYVITFCPPN from the exons ATGTCCACTTCAATCCtcatcctcttcttcctcttcaccTCATTCTTCTCCACCG ATGGAACTCAACTGATCGTAGCCAACAACTGCAAGGAACAAATCTGGCCGGCAATCCTCGGCAACTCGGGCCACGGAACCCTCAGCAACGGCGGCTTCTCCCTCGCCCCCGGGCAGCAAACCGTGCTCGACGCCCCCCAGTGGTGGTCGGGCAGGATGTGGGCCCGCCAGGGCTGCTGCTTCGACGCCTCGGGCAGGGGGGCCCCTTGCCAGAGCGGCGACTGCAGCGGCCAGCTCGAGTGCAGGGGCTTGGGGGGGCTGCCGCCCACCACGGTCGTCGAGATGACCCTGGGTACCCCGGGCAACCCCACGCATTACTACGACGTCAGCCTCGTGGACGGGTTCAACCTGCCCGTGTCGATGGTCCCACTCGGGGGGTCGGCCGGGTGTGGGGTGGCCGCGTGCGAGGGGGACGTGAACGGGTGCTGCCCCGAGGAGCTGGCGGTGAGGAGGGGAGGGCGCGTGGTGGCGTGCAAGAGCGCGTGCTTGGGGATGGGCGGGGACCGGTTCTGCTGCACGGGGAGGTTCGGGACCGCGGCGACGTGCGGAGCCACGACGTATTCGAAGGTGTTTAAGGGGGTGTGCCCTAGGGCTTATAGTTATGCCTTTGATGAGGCCAGTGGGCTTAAGAGTTGTAGGGCAAATAGGTATGTGATCACCTTTTGCCCTCCCAATTGA
- the LOC121763344 gene encoding protein ELC-like, giving the protein MAQQYTQQFLNTALSQRGPAALPYAEETKWRIRQHLMQLVESYPSLHPKTSVFTHNDGRAVNLLQADGTVPISFHGASYNIPVIIWLVESYPSRAPLVFVNPTRDMIIKRPHPFVSPNGVVSIPYLHSWLFPSSNLLELATNLAQFFASDPPLYSQRKPNPNPNPSPNLNSAYGSMNPSPNPNSNSGYGNGRMEDPAEVFKKDAINKLVRDLNGDVKDIRKGSEGQMEGMLGAQAVLRMREEELRKGVKEMLDEKEALEQQLQVILMNTDVLEGWVRDNEGKLEGDKVENVDLDEAFVLCDALSKQRLDCAASDMAVDDTVYALDKAVQEGVMPFDQYLRNVRLLSREQFFHRATASKVRAVQMQAQVASMASRTSMQYAF; this is encoded by the coding sequence ATGGCGCAGCAATACACGCAGCAGTTCCTCAACACCGCTCTCTCGCAGCGCGGGCCGGCGGCGCTGCCCTACGCCGAGGAGACGAAGTGGCGCATCCGTCAGCACCTGATGCAGCTCGTAGAATCCTACCCCTCTCTGCACCCGAAGacctccgtcttcacccacAACGACGGCCGCGCCGTTAACCTCCTCCAGGCCGACGGCACCGTCCCCATCTCCTTCCACGGCGCCTCCTACAACATCCCCGTCATCATCTGGCTCGTGGAATCCTATCCTAGCCGCGCGCCCCTTGTCTTCGTCAACCCCACGCGCGACATGATCATTAAGCGCCCCCACCCCTTCGTCTCCCCCAACGGCGTCGTCTCCATCCCCTACCTCCACTCCTGGCTCTTCCCCTCCTCCAATTTACTCGAATTGGCCACGAATCTCGCCCAATTCTTCGCCAGCGATCCGCCGCTTTATTCGCAGCGCAAGccgaaccctaaccctaaccctagccctaaTTTAAATTCCGCCTACGGCAGCATGAACCCTAGCCctaaccctaattcgaattccGGCTACGGCAATGGCAGGATGGAGGATCCGGCGGAGGTGTTTAAGAAGGACGCGATTAACAAGCTGGTTAGGGATTTGAATGGTGATGTTAAGGATATCAGGAAGGGGAGCGAGGGACAGATGGAGGGCATGCTCGGGGCGCAGGCGGTGCTTCGGATGCGCGAGGAGGAGCTGAGGAAAGGGGTAAAGGAAATGCTGGATGAGAAGGAAGCGTTGGAGCAGCAGCTGCAGGTGATTTTGATGAACACGGATGTTCTGGAAGGATGGGTGAGGGATAATGAAGGGAAATTGGAGGGTGATAAAGTTGAGAATGTCGATTTGGATGAGGCGTTTGTGCTGTGTGATGCGTTGTCGAAGCAGAGGTTGGATTGCGCAGCTTCGGATATGGCGGTGGATGATACTGTGTATGCGTTGGATAAGGCTGTGCAAGAAGGGGTGATGCCGTTCGATCAGTACTTGAGGAATGTGAGGCTTTTATCGCGTGAGCAGTTCTTTCATCGTGCCACAGCTTCGAAGGTTAGAGCTGTCCAAATGCAGGCTCAGGTTGCTAGTATGGCTTCGAGGACGTCGATGCAATATGCTTTCTGA
- the LOC121763302 gene encoding L-type lectin-domain containing receptor kinase S.4-like — MVLASALFSTLLLLLSSSDLSRADDDFTFHGFRDAGANITLNGVAEIERSGLLRLTDTSPRFVGHAFYEAPIRFKNSTDGKVSSFSTAFAFAIVPEYEKLGGHGFAFAIAKSKALEGALPSQYLGLMNDKNIGKISNHVLAVEFDTVKDFAFRDISDNHVGIDLNSMISNASVDASCFSRDNSRKEWIRLQSGRLIQCWIDYDSIVEKLDVTLSLSSSKPSSPILALPVDLSPIFLQDMYVGFSASTGLLASSHYVSGWSFMLNGQVKPLELSLLPSLPGSRSNRVRVALGASLSVAVFLILGVGIALYAVKRVKSRDVVESWELDIGPHRLTYHELKKATRGFRDKGLLGFGGFGRVYKGTLPGSDKQVAVKRIIHDSKQGLQEFVTEVAVIGRLRHRSLVPLQGWCRHRSDLLLVYDFMPNGSLDKYIYDEPATVLAWDQRFKIIKDVASALLYLHEEWEQTVIHRDIKAANVLLDSEMNGRLGDFGLAKLYEHGANPSTTKVVGTLGYLAPELTKTGKPTTSSDVYAFGALLLEVVCGRRPIEAKAMPEELVLVDWVWDKWKEGCILDIVDSRLKGEYDEIEAVLVIKLGLMCSSNAPGRRPSTRQVLRYLEGEALLPQEMAAPDQSDDGSKKFDSGGRISPRFEDYANSYPSSSNFEKVSTWSSACDGERDVDLEAGSSSSPLSTS, encoded by the coding sequence ATGGTGCTAGCTTCTGCACTTTTCTCGacccttctccttctcctctcAAGCTCGGATCTTTCCCGAGCTGACGACGACTTCACCTTCCACGGCTTCAGAGACGCAGGCGCAAATATCACTCTAAACGGCGTCGCTGAGATCGAGCGCAGCGGCTTGCTCAGGCTCACCGACACAAGCCCGAGATTCGTGGGGCACGCTTTCTACGAAGCCCCAATTCGATTCAAGAACTCCACAGATGGTAAAGTTTCCTCCTTTTCGACTGCTTTCGCCTTCGCCATAGTTCCCGAGTATGAGAAATTGGGCGGCCATGGATTCGCTTTTGCAATTGCTAAATCGAAGGCTTTGGAGGGGGCTCTTCCGAGTCAGTATCTAGGGCTCATGAATGACAAAAATATTGGGAAAATTTCAAACCATGTATTGGCGGTTGAGTTCGACACTGTGAAGGATTTTGCATTTAGGGATATTAGTGACAATCATGTTGGGATTGATCTCAATAGCATGATCTCAAATGCCTCTGTTGATGCTAGCTGTTTCAGTAGGGATAATTCGAGGAAGGAATGGATTAGGTTGCAGAGTGGTAGATTGATTCAGTGCTGGATTGATTATGATTCCATTGTTGAGAAATTGGATGTCACTCTTTCTCTGTCATCATCAAAACCTAGTTCCCCAATTCTTGCATTGCCTGTGGATCTTTCCCCAATTTTTTTGCAGGATATGTATGTGGGCTTCTCTGCTTCAACAGGCTTGCTTGCTAGTTCACATTATGTTTCTGGATGGAGTTTCATGTTGAATGGGCAGGTAAAGCCCCTTGAGCTGTCTTTGCTGCCTTCATTGCCCGGTTCAAGGTCGAACCGGGTGAGGGTGGCCTTAGGTGCTTCCTTATCTGTtgctgttttcttgattcttggtGTTGGGATAGCCTTGTATGCAGTGAAGAGGGTTAAGAGTAGGGATGTGGTTGAATCTTGGGAGCTTGACATAGGGCCGCATAGGTTAACGTATCACGAGCTCAAGAAAGCAACTAGGGGCTTTCGGGATAAAGGGCTTCTCGGGTTTGGTGGTTTTGGTAGGGTTTATAAAGGGACATTGCCTGGCTCTGATAAGCAAGTAGCGGTTAAGCGGATTATCCATGATTCTAAGCAGGGGTTGCAGGAGTTTGTGACAGAGGTCGCGGTTATTGGTCGCCTTAGGCATAGGAGTCTCGTGCCTTTGCAGGGCTGGTGTCGACACAGGAGCGATTTGCTGCTTGTTTATGACTTCATGCCGAATGGAAGTTTGGATAAATACATTTATGATGAGCCTGCAACTGTGTTAGCTTGGGATCAGAGGTTCAAGATCATCAAGGATGTGGCTTCCGCACTTCTTTACTTGCACGAAGAATGGGAACAGACGGTGATTCACAGGGATATCAAAGCAGCCAATGTTCTGCTCGACTCTGAAATGAATGGCAGGCTTGGGGATTTTGGGCTTGCTAAGCTGTACGAGCACGGAGCAAACCCAAGCACCACGAAGGTGGTTGGCACGTTGGGCTACTTAGCCCCTGAGCTAACCAAGACAGGTAAGCCCACCACAAGCTCGGATGTGTATGCATTCGGTGCACTGCTGCTGGAAGTCGTCTGTGGGAGGCGGCCAATTGAGGCGAAGGCCATGCCCGAAGAGCTGGTGCTGGTGGATTGGGTGTGGGACAAGTGGAAAGAAGGATGCATTCTTGATATCGTCGATTCAAGATTGAAAGGGGAGTACGATGAGATTGAGGCCGTCCTTGTTATTAAACTGGGACTGATGTGCTCCAGCAACGCCCCCGGAAGGAGGCCTAGCACGAGGCAGGTCTTGAGATACTTGGAAGGCGAAGCCCTACTGCCACAAGAGATGGCAGCGCCCGATCAATCTGATGATGGCAGCAAGAAGTTTGATAGTGGAGGGCGAATCAGCCCCAGATTCGAGGACTATGCTAATTCGTATCCTTCCTCGTCCAACTTTGAGAAAGTGAGCACATGGTCCTCGGCTTGTGATGGCGAAAGGGACGTGGATCTTGAAGCTGGTTCGTCGTCTTCGCCATTGTCTACTTCATAG
- the LOC121763345 gene encoding thaumatin-like protein isoform X1 codes for MSTSILILFFLFTSFFSTDGTQLIVANNCKEQIWPAILGNSGHGTLSNGGFSLAPGQQTVLDAPQWWSGRMWARQGCCFDASGRGAPCQSGDCSGQLECRGLGGLPPTTVVEMTLGTPGNPTHYYDVSLVDGFNLPVSMVPLGGSAGCGVAACEGDVNGCCPEELAVRRGGRVVACKSACLGMGGDRFCCTGRFGTAATCGATTYSKVFKGVCPRAYSYAFDEASGLKSCRANRPKDLTKSEHSYSLVIGFTVCSHGQVEKQWDYCTNIRGRAAETAKDSSSILSPSHQQGKNVITI; via the exons ATGTCCACTTCAATCCtcatcctcttcttcctcttcaccTCATTCTTCTCCACCG ATGGAACTCAACTGATCGTAGCCAACAACTGCAAGGAACAAATCTGGCCGGCAATCCTCGGCAACTCGGGCCACGGAACCCTCAGCAACGGCGGCTTCTCCCTCGCCCCCGGGCAGCAAACCGTGCTCGACGCCCCCCAGTGGTGGTCGGGCAGGATGTGGGCCCGCCAGGGCTGCTGCTTCGACGCCTCGGGCAGGGGGGCCCCTTGCCAGAGCGGCGACTGCAGCGGCCAGCTCGAGTGCAGGGGCTTGGGGGGGCTGCCGCCCACCACGGTCGTCGAGATGACCCTGGGTACCCCGGGCAACCCCACGCATTACTACGACGTCAGCCTCGTGGACGGGTTCAACCTGCCCGTGTCGATGGTCCCACTCGGGGGGTCGGCCGGGTGTGGGGTGGCCGCGTGCGAGGGGGACGTGAACGGGTGCTGCCCCGAGGAGCTGGCGGTGAGGAGGGGAGGGCGCGTGGTGGCGTGCAAGAGCGCGTGCTTGGGGATGGGCGGGGACCGGTTCTGCTGCACGGGGAGGTTCGGGACCGCGGCGACGTGCGGAGCCACGACGTATTCGAAGGTGTTTAAGGGGGTGTGCCCTAGGGCTTATAGTTATGCCTTTGATGAGGCCAGTGGGCTTAAGAGTTGTAGGGCAAATAG GCCTAAGGATCTCACCAAGAGTGAACATTCTTACTCCTTGGTGATTGGTTTCACAGTCTGTAGCCATGGTCAAGTGGAAAAGCAGTGGGACTACTGCACGAATATTAGAGGGAGAGCGGCTGAGACTGCGAAGGACTCCTCATCTATACTCTCTCCCTCACATCAACAAGGGAAGAATGTGATTACTATATGA
- the LOC121763345 gene encoding thaumatin-like protein isoform X3, which yields MSTSILILFFLFTSFFSTDGTQLIVANNCKEQIWPAILGNSGHGTLSNGGFSLAPGQQTVLDAPQWWSGRMWARQGCCFDASGRGAPCQSGDCSGQLECRGLGGLPPTTVVEMTLGTPGNPTHYYDVSLVDGFNLPVSMVPLGGSAGCGVAACEGDVNGCCPEELAVRRGGRVVACKSACLGMGGDRFCCTGRFGTAATCGATTYSKVFKGVCPRAYSYAFDEASGLKSCRANSL from the exons ATGTCCACTTCAATCCtcatcctcttcttcctcttcaccTCATTCTTCTCCACCG ATGGAACTCAACTGATCGTAGCCAACAACTGCAAGGAACAAATCTGGCCGGCAATCCTCGGCAACTCGGGCCACGGAACCCTCAGCAACGGCGGCTTCTCCCTCGCCCCCGGGCAGCAAACCGTGCTCGACGCCCCCCAGTGGTGGTCGGGCAGGATGTGGGCCCGCCAGGGCTGCTGCTTCGACGCCTCGGGCAGGGGGGCCCCTTGCCAGAGCGGCGACTGCAGCGGCCAGCTCGAGTGCAGGGGCTTGGGGGGGCTGCCGCCCACCACGGTCGTCGAGATGACCCTGGGTACCCCGGGCAACCCCACGCATTACTACGACGTCAGCCTCGTGGACGGGTTCAACCTGCCCGTGTCGATGGTCCCACTCGGGGGGTCGGCCGGGTGTGGGGTGGCCGCGTGCGAGGGGGACGTGAACGGGTGCTGCCCCGAGGAGCTGGCGGTGAGGAGGGGAGGGCGCGTGGTGGCGTGCAAGAGCGCGTGCTTGGGGATGGGCGGGGACCGGTTCTGCTGCACGGGGAGGTTCGGGACCGCGGCGACGTGCGGAGCCACGACGTATTCGAAGGTGTTTAAGGGGGTGTGCCCTAGGGCTTATAGTTATGCCTTTGATGAGGCCAGTGGGCTTAAGAGTTGTAGGGCAAATAG TCTGTAG